AGGTTCGATTGAAGCCAGGAAAGCCGTTGTGGTTTGGAGTGGTGAATGGAGAATCGACTGGGCAGGGTTCAGGGTTCAGAGTTCAGGATTCAAGCGGAACACGGAAGGCGCATGGCGGAATGGATGAAGTCGTCATCGAATCGACAGGCCGCCAACCACCAAGCGTCTCCGGCACATCGCCTGTCCATTCTTCAGGTCCAATTCTTCATACCTCCGGGAATCGCTGTTTAGTGTTTGGTTTGCCAGGAAATCCAGTAAGCAGCTTTGTTTGCTTTGAACTATTTGTAAAACCTGCGATCGCACGTCTAGCGGGACGACCGTGGACGCCGCCGCATCCGACGCGACTGGCAAGACTATCGACAGCCTTTCAACAGCACGGCGAGCGGACGACGTATCATCCGGCCATGCTGTCGCGTTCGCCCGAAGGCTGGCTGGTCGAGCCAACGACTTGGAAGGGATCCTCGGATTTGCGTGGCTTTGTCGGCGCAAATTCGCTTGCAGTATTTCCTCCCGGCGATCGTGAGTTCGCGATCGGCGAGACGATCGAGGCGCTGCCGCTATGAAGCAATCGCCGTCAGCCGAAAATCGCCAGCGGCTTCCAACTCAAGGAGCAAACCAGACCGTGCGCGGCTTGCAGAAACGACAGCCAGTTGTATGTCGATATTAACTTGATACGATAGTTGCAATTATTTTCGCGACTCGCATGGAGGCTGACCGCCGATGAAGTTGCCCCTCGATTGCGTACTGAACCGAGATTGCGTTGCCGGGCTTGCCGAACTCCCCACTGGATTGGTGCAATTGGCGTTTGCCGATCCGCCGTTCAATATCGGCTATGAATACGACGTTTATGAAGATCGGAAGCAGGCGGACGATTACCTGGGCTGGTGCCGTCAGTGGATTGCCGAATTACATCGCGTGCTCACCGACGATGGCGCGTTTTGGCTAGCGATCGGTGATGAATTTGCCGCGGAACTCAAACTAATCGCCCAGCGCGAAGTCGGGTTCACTATCCGCAGTTGGGTGGTGTGGTATTACACTTTCGGCGTTAATTGCAAGAAGAAGTTCAGCCGGTCGCATGCACATCTATTTCACTTCGTGAAGAACGCGACGCAATTCACCTTTCACGACCAGGAAATCCGTGTGCCGTCGGCCCGGCAACTCGTGTATGGCGATGGTCGGGCGAATCCCGCCGGACGATTGCCGGACGACACGTGGATTGTACCGCCGCGAGCAGTTGAAATGATGGACGGCGAGCGAACCTTCACGCTTCGCCCGCAGGATTTGCCGCAAGGATTTCGTCCCGACGAAGACACTTGGTATTTCCCGCGCGTCGCCGGTACGTTCAAGCAGCGTGCAGGCTGGCATGGCTGCCAGATGCCCGAACAACTCCTCGGCCGCATCGTTCGCTCGTGCAGTAACGCTGGCGACACGATTCTCGATCCATTTGGCGGTAGCGGCACGACGCTGGCGGTGGCGAAAAAACTCCATCGCCACTTTCTCGGCTTCGAGTTGTCGGCGGAATATGCGGTCAACCTTGAAAAGCGACTGGCGAGTATCAAGGCAGGAGATGCCCTTGAAGGAGCACCTGAGCCGCTTGTTTCCTCGCCCAGCACCGCAGGCGGCATCAGCCTTGCCGAACGTCAGCAAAATCGCACTCGCTATCGCCGGAAGCGGCAATCGGTCTCTACCGGGCAGAAGCCGCTGTTGTGAAGCTGAAGCATGGCGAACGACTCGATTCGGCGGACGATTGGGGGTCGATCGAAAGCGCCCAGCCGTTCATCTCGGCTATATAACGCCTCTACCTGACTGCCGGAAATTTGGCCTGGCGAGATACCGTCGCCCGTTGCCAATGGTTGGCACTATAGATGATGATCTCCAGCCGCTTCGGGTTGGTAAGGAACGTCTTCGATTCGTATACGGCGCACACCAGATGGAACAGGCCATTCCACCACATCCCCTTTGGTATATCCCAAGATCGCCGTGCCCACAGGGGCGAGAACGGAGATAGCATCCGCATCGATGTCCGCGTCTTTTGGAAAGACCAGGGCATAGGTCATTATTTCAGAAGTCTCCAAATCGCGCAGCACAACTTTTGAGTTCATGGTTACGACGTCGGCAGGTACGTCTTGCGGCGAAACGACTTTCGCCTTTGCCAACTCGGCGGCCAACGACTCCAAATCCTTCCTGTCTTGCCCACCGAATTCCTCGGCCACTGCGATGAGTTCTTCGAGTCGCGATTTGTCAAACTCAGTAATGTACAGTTTTCGTTTTGCCACGATCCTCTCCGTATGAATAATATCGAACAACCTGGCTTGACCTAGCGCTCGTCGGTCAGATAGGCCAGTATGCTGACGCCGTCCACCACCTGTGTCCAGAATTGTTAAGCGGGTGTATTAGGGGCGATCGAACAGGACTGGCAATGGACGAAATCTGCGTCAAACCAGTCTAAAACCCCACAAAGCGCCATGTCAACCACGGGTTTTCAGTTCGCAGTTCCGTCCCGAGAAAAATCACGGAAAAAATTGCCAAAAGCTGGACACAGGGAGAGGGGGTGGTATTAAAATGGGAAAGCAGTTTGCTCGCAGCGTGTCTTCTGGATTAAGTCAAATAGGAAATGTCGGCCATTCGAGTTTCGAATCCCCAACCTCTAGCGAAATCCAAAGTCGACCATGAGAACTTACTACCAGATCGGTCTGATACTTTTTTTGTCGCTGTCGGCAGTCGGTAGTTTCGCCGCAACCGCACCATATTCTGAAAGCTTTGAAGGCTACGCGACTGGAGACACTGCCGTCACGAACTTTACCGAGGCTTCCAGTAGCGCGTGGGGAATTTTCTCTCCCAGCTTTTCGGGAAAGGCTTATGAAAACGGAATTTCCGTATTTTCCGCGGGAGTCGGCGTGGCGGTAGGAGCCAATAGTTCATCGGGAATCAGCTTTCCGGCGTTGGCAACTTCGTCGTTCAGTATGTCGACGGAGTTCCGAATCGATTCCTTCACAAATACCGGCAGCGACGACGCCAACACAGGGACGATCGGCTTGTTCGCACGAGGAGCCGATGCTACACCAGCGTCTAGCAATTCGGATCGCTACCAGGTTTCCTATTTTCTCGATTCCGATGGATTGGGCCATGCG
The genomic region above belongs to Pirellulales bacterium and contains:
- a CDS encoding site-specific DNA-methyltransferase; translated protein: MKLPLDCVLNRDCVAGLAELPTGLVQLAFADPPFNIGYEYDVYEDRKQADDYLGWCRQWIAELHRVLTDDGAFWLAIGDEFAAELKLIAQREVGFTIRSWVVWYYTFGVNCKKKFSRSHAHLFHFVKNATQFTFHDQEIRVPSARQLVYGDGRANPAGRLPDDTWIVPPRAVEMMDGERTFTLRPQDLPQGFRPDEDTWYFPRVAGTFKQRAGWHGCQMPEQLLGRIVRSCSNAGDTILDPFGGSGTTLAVAKKLHRHFLGFELSAEYAVNLEKRLASIKAGDALEGAPEPLVSSPSTAGGISLAERQQNRTRYRRKRQSVSTGQKPLL
- the rnk gene encoding nucleoside diphosphate kinase regulator produces the protein MAKRKLYITEFDKSRLEELIAVAEEFGGQDRKDLESLAAELAKAKVVSPQDVPADVVTMNSKVVLRDLETSEIMTYALVFPKDADIDADAISVLAPVGTAILGYTKGDVVEWPVPSGVRRIRIEDVPYQPEAAGDHHL
- a CDS encoding PEP-CTERM sorting domain-containing protein, producing the protein MRTYYQIGLILFLSLSAVGSFAATAPYSESFEGYATGDTAVTNFTEASSSAWGIFSPSFSGKAYENGISVFSAGVGVAVGANSSSGISFPALATSSFSMSTEFRIDSFTNTGSDDANTGTIGLFARGADATPASSNSDRYQVSYFLDSDGLGHATGRLWLREVNLFFGASLNEISTSSLPITLGNIYELTIAGMDFGGSLDLTATLTDTTTSTSISVSGSDSSNLLTGDEFGYFNHVRVEDGGTVSLNADFDNFSMLPEPSASILILLGLGICFAAARRR